CAGCACGCCGCCCATGCCCACCAGCAGGATCACGACGACGAACGTCACGGGTACCAGGCGCGTGGCATCCACGGGCTTCGCGATCCGACCGCGCGCCCGAGCGATCAGCTTCTTCAGCCCGTCCCAGAGCGCCACGACCACGTGACCCCCGTCGAGCGGGAGCAGCGGAATGAGGTTGAAGGCGAAGAGGGCGATGTTGAGGCCGCCGAGCAGCAGGATCATCTGCTGCACGCGATCGAGGATGGGGGTGTCCACCGCGGCGATCTCCCCCGCCATCCGCCCGGCGCCGACGACGCTCATGGGGCTGTCGGCGTCGCGCGGCTGACCCGTGAGGGTGTCGACCGCGACGCCGTAGATACGCACCGGCAGCTGCACCATGATCTGCGCGACGTGCTCGATGTACTGGCCCGTCGCGTCGACCCCCGTCCAGATCGGCTGCGGCTCGTACGCGATCTGCGGGCTGAGACCCGCAAACCCGATGGTCTCGTACTCACGGGCGCCCGAGGCATCCGTCATCGGCTGGCCCTGGGCATCGGTCACCGCCCGATCCGTCGACTGCGGGGTGAACTGTATGGTCTGCTCCGCGCCATCTCGCTCGATGACCATCGAAAGGGGCTTGCCGGGAGACGCCTGGATGATCGCCGCCGCTTCGGTGAAGGTCGACACCGGCGTGCCGTCGATCGAGATCATCTTGTCGCCGGGCTGCATCCCCGCGGCCTTGGCGGGCGCGACCGGGTCGGAGGGCGCGCAGTCCTGGCGTTGCTGGCTGGCGGGGATCACGCACTCCGAGACCGAAGCGACGGTGGTCGTCCCCTGCTGGATGCCGATACCGCTCAGCGCGATCGTGAACAGCACCACCGCGAGGACGAGGTTCATCGCGGGCCCGCCGAGCATGATGATGATGCGCTTCCACACGGGGAGCCGGTAGAACGCGCGGTCGTCGCCCCCGATGAGCGTCTCGGCGTTGGCATCCCGGGCGTCCTGCACCATCGTGGCGAAGAAGCGCGAGCGTCGCTTCGACGGCTCCTCCCCCTCGGGCGCGGGCGGGTACATGCCCGCCATCGAGATGAAGCCGCCGAGGGGCAGGGCCTTGAACCCGTACTCGGTCTCACCGATCCGACGCGACCACAGCGTCGGTCCGAAGCCGATCATGTACTGCCCGACGCGCACGCCGAAGATCTTGGCGGGGAGCAGGTGGCCCATCTCGTGCAGCGCGATCGAGATGGCGAGGCCCACCACGAGCACGAGCACACCGATGAGGAAGGCGATCGCAGTCACCCGCCGACGATACCGCCGCCGCCCTTTGAAGCGCCCGTGCGGCGGCGATGCCCTGTCTGTGCGACACCGGATGAGACAATGGACAGGATGCCGACCGACGCCACCCCGAACCTCCCGCCCGTGCTCCGGCCCGAGCGTCCGCCCCAGCGCGACCTCGCCGAGCTCGCCCGCCGATTCGGCGTCCGCAGCGTCGGGGAGGTCGAGGGCACGACCCTCACGGGCATCACGCTCGCGACCGCCGACCTCCGCGCGGGAGAGGCTTTCGTCGCGATCCGCGGCGTGAACCGACACGGGGCGGAGTTCGCCGCGACGGCCGCCGAACGCGGGGCCGTCGCCGTCATCACCGACGCCGAGGGCGCCGAGATCGCGGCATCCACGGGTCTTCCGATCGTGATCGTGGAGGATCCGCGCGCGCTTCTGGGCGACCTGTCCGCGTGGGTGTACGGCACCGGCCCGGACGACGACATCCCTCAGCTGCTGGCCACGACCGGCACGAACGGCAAGACGAGCGTGTCGCACCTGCTCGAGGGGATCCTCGGGCAGCTGGGCGTCGTCACGGGCCTGTCGTCGACGGCGGAGCGCCACATCGCCGGAGAGGTCATCGTCTCGCGGCTCACCACCCCCGAGGCATCCGAGTTCCACGCCCTTCTCGCGCTCATGCGCGAACGCGGGGTCGAGGCCGTGGCGGTCGAGGTGAGCGCGCAGGCGCTCACCCGTCACCGCGTCGACGGTCTCGTCTTCGACGTGGCCGGCTTCACCAACCTCACCCACGACCACCTCGACGACTACGCCGACATGCGCGAGTACTTCGAGGCGAAGCTCCCCCTCTTCCGTGCCGACCGCGCGCGCCGCGGGGTCGTGTGCCTCGACTCGGCGTCGGGTGCCGAGATCGTGGCCCGCGCCGAGATCCCCGTGGTCACGATCGTCACCCCCGCGATCGCCGAGGACCCCTCCGCCGACGCCGACTGGACGGTCGACATCGTCGACGAGCGCCAGGAGGGCACCGAGTTCACCCTGCGCGCGCGCGACGGTCGGGCTCTCACCACCGTCGTCCCGGTGATCGGTCGGCACATGGCCGCCAACGCCGGCCTCGCGATCGTGATGCTGCTCGAGACCGGATACGCGTGGGAACGCCTCGTCGACGCCCTCGACGGCGGCCGCATCGACGCCTCCCTCCCGGGGCGCACGCAGCTCGTCTCCGGCCCCGAGGGCCCGGCGGTCTACGTCGACTTCGGCCACTCCCCCGACGCGTTCGAGAAGACCCTGGCCGCCGTTCGACGCGTGACCCCCGGCAAGGTCGTCATGCTCTTCGGGGCCGACGGCGACCGCGACGCCACCAAGCGCCACGACATGGGACGCACCGCCGTCCTCGGCAGCGACATCCTCGTCGTGACCGACCACCACCCCCGCCACGAGGATCCGGATGCCATCCGCGCGGTGCTCGTCGAGGGCGCACGCCGTGCACGGCCCGACGCCGAGATCCTCGAGTTCACTCCGCCCGAGCGCGCGATCCTCGAGGCCGTGAAGCTCGTCGGCGAGGGCGACGCGATCCTCTGGGCCGGGCCCGGGCACCAGGACTACCGTGACATCCGCGGGGTGCGCACGCCCTACTCCGCGCGCGAGCTGTCCCGGCGGGCGCTGCGCGCGGCGGGGTGGGCCGTGCCCGAGCCGCAGTGGCCCGTGCCGTACCCGGACGACAGCACGCCGTCGTCCGACCCCGAGCGCCCGGTGGACTTCCCCGCCTGACCGGGCGCGCGGAGCCGCTCGGGCTCAGAGGACGACGGACAGATCGATGTCCCAGGAGTCCGCTCCGGTCGGGCTCACCTGGTAGCGCATCAGGAACCCGTCGCGATGCGGACGCTGCTCAGCGGCGAGCGCCTCGACGAGCCGCGTCAGCGCCTCGGCGTACCATCCCAGGTCCTGGAGCCCGGCGGCATCCGTTCCGCGCGTCACGAAGAGCTCCGTTCGGGCGGGGAGCACCCCCGAGATGAACCCGGGGAGGTCGTCCGGGGCCGCGGCTTCCGGCACAGGCCAGCACAGGGTGACGTCGTGCGTCTCCTGATCGCGGACCCTCGTGCTGACCCAGTGCGAGTCGCTGACGTCGACGCCCGCTCGCGCGAAGGGGTCGGATGCGTCGTCGTCCCGGGCATCCTCGCTCCGGGTATCGCCCTCGCGCGTGTCGCCGTCCTCTGCCACCCCCGCGTGCGGATCCGCAGCGAGCGGGTACCCGAGGAACGCCTGCTCCGGCTCCTCCCTCCGCGCGAGGACGATCTCGCCCGCCGGGGCGTCGAACGCCTGCAGAACCGCGTCGAACGCGGCGTCGTGCCGTCGCCGTTCCCGCAGCACGCGGTCGCGCTGCTCCTCCAGGGCACCGACGTCCCCCGGCGAGCCGAGGACGCGCGCGATCAGGGGCAGGGGGACGTCCGCCTCGCGCAGGGCGAGGATCGTCAGGGCGTCGCGGATCTGGCGCGGCGCATAGAACCGGTGCCCGCTCGTTTCATCGACCCGCGCGGGTCCGAGCAGACCCTGCTCGTCGTAATGACGCAGGGCTTTGACCGTCAAGCCGGTCAGGGCTGAGAACTCTCCGATGTGCAACATGCTTCCAGCCTCGCTGCTCCCCCGGGGGGAGATGCAAGCGGTCAGCGCGCGACGATCACGGCATCCGCGGTCCGACGTGCCCAGTCCTCGGCCTCGGCGAGTGATTCTCGGGTGAGTGTTCCGGGCGCGTCGTGGCGGTCGACGACCGCCTCGACGACCTCGAGGATGCCGAGGAAGCTCAGTCGCCCCTCGTGGAACGCGTCGACGGCCTGCTCGTTCGCGGCGTTGAAGACGGCGGGGTAAGTCGCTCCCGCGCGCCCGACCTTCTTCGCGAGTGCGACGGCCCCGAAGGCCTTCTCATCGAGCGGCTCGAAGGTCCAGTGGCTCGCGGTCGTCCAGTCCAGCGGCGCGCCGACACCGGAGACACGGCGGGGCCAGTCGAGACCGAGAGAGATCGGCAGGCGCATGTCGGGCGGTGACGCCTGCGCGATCGTCGACCCGTCGATGAACTCGACCATCGAGTGCACGATCGACTGCGGGTGCACCGTGACGTCGATGCGGTCGTACGGCACGTCGAACAGCAGGTGCGCCTCGATGACCTCGAGGCCCTTGTTGACCAGCGTCGCGGAGTTCGTCGTCACGACCCGCCCCATGTCCCACGTGGGGTGCGCAAGCGCCTCGGCGGGCGTGACGCTCCGCAGCTGTTCCCGCGAGCGTCCCCGGAACGGGCCTCCGGATGCCGTGAGCACCAGCCGGCGCACTTCGTGCGCCTCTCCGGAGCGCAGCGCCTGCGCGATCGCGGAGTGCTCGGAGTCGACCGGCACGATCTGGCCGGGGGCGGCGAGCGCGGTGACGAGGTCGCCACCGACGATCAGCGACTCCTTGTTGGCCAGCGCGAGGGTCCGCCCCGTCTCGAGCGCGGCGATCGTGGGGCCGAGCCCGACCGAGCCGGTGATGCCGTTGACGACCACGTCGGCCTCGACGTCGCGGACGAGCTGTTCGGCCTCGACCGCGCCGAGGGCGACGTGCTCGACGCCGAACTCGCGCGCCTGCGCCTCGACCCCGGCACGATCGGAGCCGGCGGCGAGGCCGACGACCTCGAAGCGATCCGCGTTCGCGCGGATGACGTCGAGCGCCTGCGTGCCGATCGAGCCGGTGGAACCGAGGAGGAGGACGCGGCGCATCCCGTCAGCCTACTGAGCGGTGGGAGTCGCGTGCTGGACGCCGAGGATGTCGACGACGAAGACCAGCGTCGACCCGGCCGGGATGGAGCCCTTGGCCTGGTCGCCGTAGCCGTCGGCGGGAGGGATGACCGCGACGACCTGCGAACCGACCGTCTGTCCTTCGAGCGCCTGCTTGAAGCCCGGAACGACGTCGGTCGTCGCGAACTGCGTCGGCGCGCCCTTGTCCCAGCTCGAGTCGAACACGGTGCCGCCGTCGTAGAGGACGCCGGTGTACTGCACGATCACGGTGTCGCCGGGGTTCACGACATCGCCCGTCCCCTGGCGGAGGTTCTCGATGCGCGTCTCGGTGGGTGCCGGCGTGCTGGGTACGGTGATGGTCGGTGCGCCGTTGTCGGCGAAGGTCACGGTCGGCATTCCCTCGACGGGGGCGACCTCGGTGCCCTCGGCCCGCGTCGGCAGCTCGGAGATGGAGTCGGCCACGAGGATGTAGGCGGGCGAGCCCTCGCCCAGCGTTCCCGCGGGGAAGGTCGACACGGTGCGCGACCCGATGGGGACGCACGAGACCGCAGCTCCGAAGATCTGCTGCGCGTTGACGATCATGTCCATGCCCGAGGGGTCGCTCTTGAGCGAGTCGAGCGCGACCGCACCGGTCGAGGCGTCGATCACGGTGTAGTTCGCCTTGACGAGGTCGCCGGCCTTCACCTCGTCGCCGGTGCCCTGGATCAGGGTGCTGCGCTGGATCGCGGTCGGCGCGTATCCGTCGGGACGGGTGACCGTCACCGCCCCCTGGAAGTCGCCCGACACCTCGAGGCCGGCGGGAACATCGCCCGTGAACGGCGTCTGGCACTGCCCCGCGTCGGGGCTCGCACTGGCGTCCGGCGTCTGGCTGTCGTCGGACGAACCGGCGCACCCGGCCAGCAGCAGCACCGCGACGGCGGCGACGGACAGGGAAGCGATCGGGCGGAAGCGCACGGAGAACCTCTCGAGAGAAGACGGGGAACCCCCATCTTCGCGCATCCGTCTTAGGCGCGGCTGGGAGTCCCCATGCACGACCGGGCATGCGGCGGCGAGTAATCTCGACGGGTGAGTTCCGACGTGCCCGCCGAGACACCCGCCGCCGTCCCGCAGCAGATGGGTGCGACGTACGTCCTCGGACGCTCGCTCATCGCCCCGCTCGCCCGCGCCGTCTATCGCCCGCGCGTCGAGGGGCGAGAGAACGTGCCGCGTACCGGCCCGGTGATCTTCGCGAGCAATCATCTGTCGTTCATCGACTCCATCGCGATCCCGGTCGCGGCACCGCGCCCGGTGCACTTCATGGCGAAGTCGGCGTACTTCGAGAAGTGGGCCTCGCGGCAGTTCTTCACCGCGATCGGCGCGATCCCCGTCGAACGCGGAGCCGGGCAGAAGGCCCTCGACGCCCTCGACCAGCAGCGCGCCCTCCTCGAGGACGGCCGCGCGGTCGCCCTCTACCCGGAGGGGACGCGTTCCCTCGACGGCCGCCTCTACAAGGGCCGCACCGGCGTCGCCTTCCTCGCCCTGCAGACCGGCGCCCCGGTCGTTCCGGTGGGCCTCATCGGAACCGACAAGGTCATGCCGGTCGGGGCGAAGATCCCCACGACGAAAGAACGCATCACGGTCCGCTTCGGCGAACCCCTCGACCTCTCCCCCCACGGCCCCGCCACCTCGGGCCGGGCGCGCCGCGGAGCGACCGACGAGATCATGGCCGCCATCCACGCGCTCAGCGAGCAGGAGCTCGCGAACGCCTACAACGAGGCTCCGGCACAGAACCCCCTCGAGCGCATCAAGCAGGTCCTCCCGCACGAGCGGCTCTGAGCCTTCTCCTCCTTGACGCGGAGACGCGTGGCGAGCAGGGTCAGGAGTGACGGCCCGAACCGTCACCGCCACGACGAGGAGGCACCGTGAAGAAGTTCGTGAACGACCCGGCCGACGTGCTGGCCGAGGCCCTTCGAGGCATCCAAGCCGCTTATCCGCAGCTTCGTGTCGACGCGGAGAACCGCGTGATCCTGCGTGCGGAGCCGACCCGCGCGGGCAAGGTCGCGCTGGTGTCGGGTGGCGGCTCCGGCCACGAGCCGCTCCACGGCGGCTTCGTCGGACGCGGCATGCTCGACGCGGCCGCCGCGGGCGAGGTCTTCACCTCCCCGACGCCCGACCAGGTGCTCGCCGCGACCCAGGCGGTCGACTCGGGGGCGGGCGTCCTCCACATCGTGAAGAACTACACCGGCGACGTGCTGAACTTCGAGATGGCGGCAGAGCTCGCCGCCGCCGAGGGCGTCCAGGTCGAATCGGTCGTGGTGGCCGACGACGTCGCCGTGCAGGATTCCACGTGGACGGCGGGGCGCCGCGGCACGGGCACCACGGTGGTGCTGGAGAAGATCGTGGGCGCATCGGCCGAGGAAGGCGCCGACCTCGCGACCGTCGCCGAGCTCGCGCGTCGCGTGTCCGCGGCCGGGCGTTCGATGGGGGTCGCGCTCACGAGTTGCACCGTTCCCGCCGCGGGACGCCCCACCTTCGAGCTGCCCGACGATGAGATGGAGGTCGGTGTCGGCATCCACGGCGAGCCCGGCCGCTCGCGCGTGAAACTGGCATCCGCTCACGAGATCGCGAAGCTCATGGTCGACCCGATCGTCCACGACTTCGGCGATCCGGTGGGGCCGGCCATCGTGCTCCTGTCGGGGCTCGGCGGCACGCCGCTCATCGAGCAGTACCTGCTCTACGGCGAGATCGCTCCCCTGCTGGCCGATGCGGGCGTCGACGTGCAGCGCGTGCTCATCGGCGACTACATCACGAGCCTCGACATGGCCGGGGCATCGCTCACGGTGGTGAAGGCCGACGACGAGATGCTGCGTCTGTGGGACGCGCCGGTCGTGACCCCAGGCCTGCGGTGGGGCGCATGAGCGGCACCGTCTCGACCGGCGATCTCGTCGCCTGGATCCGCGCATTCCGCGACGCCGTGCACCAGCACAAAGACGAACTCACGCGCCTGGACTCGGAGATCGGCGACGCCGACCACGGTTCGAACATGGCGCGGGGCCTGGATGCCGTGGTCGCCAAGCTCGATTCCGCTCCGGCGAACGCCGGCGACCTGTTCAAGACCGTCGGCATGACGCTCGTCTCCTCTGTGGGCGGGGCGAGCGGTCCGCTCTACGGCACGCTCTTCCTCCGTATGGGACCCGCACTCTCGTCGGACGAGGTGGATGCCACGGCCCTGGGCGCGGCGCTCCGCGCGGGCGTGGAGGGAGTCGTCGCCCGCGGCAAGGCGGAGCTCGGCGACAAGACGATGATCGACGCCCTGTCTCCCGCGCTCGACGCATGGGACGCGGCCGTGACCGAGGGCGCCGACGCCGCCGGAGCCGCGCGGGCCGCCGCCGACGCCGCCGCCCGCGGCCGGGACGCCACCGAGCCGCTCGTCGCGCGCAAGGGTCGCGCGAGCTACCTCGGTGAGCGCAGCGCCGGCCACCTCGACCCGGGCGCCGCCTCGGCGACGCTCCTGCTCGAAGCGCTCCGCGACGCGCTGGCGGACGCCGCGTGATCGGTCTCGTCGCGGTCTCGCACTCGCGCGCCCTCGCCGACGCCGCCGTCGAGCTGGCCCTGCAGATGGGCGGTGAGAATCCGCCCACGGTGCGCGTCGCCGCCGGGGGGCCGGATGGCGACCTCGGCACGGATGCCGTCGCCATCGCCGCCGCGATCGACGAGGCCGACAGCGGCGACGGTGTGCTCGTCCTGATGGATCTCGGCTCCGCGATCCTGAGTGCGGAGACGGCGCTGGAGTTCGTCGCCGAGCCCGACCGCGTCCGGCTGAGCCCCGCGCCGTTCGTCGAGGGACTCGTCGCCGCGGTGGTCACCGCGGCCGGTGGTGCCGACCTCGCCGCGGTCGCGGCGGAGTGCGCTACGGCCGGAGACGCGAAGCGGCGGCAGCTCGGCGAGGACGACGGCGCCGGGGTCTCGGCATCCGGTACCGGGGAGGCCGCGGCCGAAGCCTCGTTCGAGGCGGTCGTCACCAATCCGTCGGGCCTGCACGCGCGACCCGCCGCCACCTTCGTCAAGACGGCGTCGCGCTACGACGCGGACGTGCGCATCGCCGACCTCGACGCGGGGTCCGAGGAGATCTCGGGTCGCAGCCTCTTGGCGCTCATGGCGCTCGGCATCCGCCAAGGCTCGCGCGTGCGCGTCAGCGCGAGTGGACCCGAGGCGCCGGCCGCGCTGACCGAGCTGCGGGCGCTGATCGAGGACGGCTTCGGCGAACGCTGACGCCCGTCAGCGCGTGACGCTCAGCAGGCGGCGGGCGAGAGCCTCTTCCACGACGAGCTCGGTGACCAGGCCGGCGGCGAGCGCGCCGCGCAGGGCGTCGAGCTTCGACAGGCTCGAGACGACGCAGAAGCGGCGCGGGATGCGCCGGACGGTGTCGAGGTCGGGACCGCTCGAGCGGGCGTTCAGCTCCGGGATGTCGCTCGACCCGTCGACGCGGTAGAACACGGTGGCGCAGTCGCCGACCACCCCCTCCCGCTCGATCACCGCCCGGTCACGGACGTCGAAGTAGTCGCTGCTGTAGACGTGGGACGGGACGTCGGCCTGCGGCGACCCCAGACCGAAGACGAAGAGCCCGACGCGATCCTGGATCTCCAGGACGGAACGCACCGAGCGCTCGCGCCACATCGCACGCTTCGTCTGCGGATCGTCGAAGAGCGCGGGAACCGGGAATTGGTGCACGGACGACGACCAGGCCGTGCCGAAACGCGACAGGATCTCCCCGGCGTACGGGATGCCACTCGTGCGCACGTTGGCGGCACCGTTCATCTGCACGATGTGGGTGTCGTGCACGTCCTTCGCCGGGACGTGTCGGGCGATCGCGGAGAGGGTCGAGCCCCAGGCGATGCCCACCGTCATGGACGATTCGACGCGCTCGGTGAGGATGCGCGCGGCGGTCAGCGCCGTCCGCTCGAGCCGGTCGGCCTCGGTGGTGCGCGCGGGCGTCGGCACGACGTGCGCCGCGATGCCGAAGCGATCGGCGATGCGCTGCGCCATTTGCCCGCGGGCGTCGTCGGGCGGACTGATGGAGATGGTCACGAGCCCCACGTCGCGCGCGTGCTGCAGCAGCCGCGACACCGAGGAGCGCGAGACGCGCATCTCGTGGGCGATGGCGTCCATCGTCAGGTCTTGCATGTAGTAGAGCTGCGCGGCGCGGAGAGCATCCCGCCCGCGGGCTTCTGCCTGGGTCACCATGGGCCCTCCCGTCCGACCTCATTGTGCACGTTTTTTCAAGGGGCTTGCAACAACGTGCAGACGGGCGCAGTCTGTCGGCGTACCAACTACGAAAGGTCGCAGTCGACATGTCGTCCCCCGCAACTTCGCTCCGCGCCGATGTCCAGGCGCTTCGTGACGCCGAAGACATCGACGTCCTCATCATCGGCGGTGGCATCAACGGCCTCGCCACCCTCCGCGATCTGTCCCTGCAGGGTGTGAGCGTCGCCCTCGTCGAGCGCGGGGACTTCGTCTCCGGCGCCTCGTCGGCGTCCAGCCACATGGTGCACGGCGGTATCCGCTACCTCGAGAACGGCGAGTTCCGCCTCGTGAAAGAAGCGGTGACCGAGCGCAACGACCTGCTCAAGACCGCTCCGCACTACGTCAAGCCGCTCGAGACCACGATCCCGATCTACAAGACGTTCTCCGGCATCCTGTCGGCTCCGTTCCGCCTTCTCGTGACCCACGGTCGCGGCAAGCCCAACGAGCGCGGCGCCCTGCTGATCAAGGTCGGCCTGATCATGTACGACACCTTCTCGCGCGACGGCGGCTCGGTTCCCCGCCACACCTTCCTCGGGAAGAAGAAGTCGCTGCAGGCTCTGCCCAAGCTCAACCCCGACCTCGCCTACACCGCGACGTACTTCGACGCGTCGATGCACGACCCCGAGCGCATCGCGCTCGACGTGCTCCACGACGGCATCGTCGCCGGCGCCGGCCGCACGCAGGCGGTCAACTACGTCTCCGCCGTCGGAGCCGACGCCAACGGCGTCCGCGTCCGCGACGAGGTCTCGGGCGAGGAGTTCTCGGTCAAGGCCAAGGTCATCTTGAACACGGCCGGCCCCTGGACCGACCTCGCCAACGCCGCGATGGGCCTCAAGACCCAGTTCATGGGCGGCACCAAGGGCTCGCACATCGTCCTCGACAACCCCGAACTGCTCGCCGCGACCGGGGGGCGCGAGATCTTCTTCGAGCACTCCGACGGCCGCATCGTGCTGATCTACCCGCTGAAGGACCGCGTGCTCGTCGGCACCACCGACATCGACGCAGACCCCGCCAAGCCGGTCGTGTGCACCGACGACGAGATCGACTACTTCTTCGACCTCGTCGGGCACGTCTTCCCGAGCATCGCGGTGGACCGCTCGCAGATCGTCTACACCTTCTCCGGCATCCGTCCCCTCCCCCGGCACGACGACACCGCCCCCGGCTTCGTCTCGCGCGACTACCGCATCGTCGAGGACGAGATCGCGGGCGTTCCCGCGATGAGCCTGGTCGGGGGAAAGTGGACGACCTTCCGCGCGCTGGCCGAGCACCTCAGCATGAAGACGCTGCAGAAGCTGCGTCGCCCGCACCGGGTGAGCACCCAGGGACTGCCCATCGGTGGAGGCGCGGGCTTCCCCGCGACGCCCGAGGCGCGCCGCCGCTGGGTGGCCGCACGCACGAATGCTCATTCTCGCGAGCTCGTCGAAGCCCTGCTCACGCGGTACGGCACGCGTGCCGACCTGCTGCTCGAGGCGCTCCCGGCCGAGCCGACGCCGATCGAGCACGCCCCCGGCTACTACGTCGAGGAACTCGAGTGGATCGCGCGCAACGAGCAGGTCGTGCACCTGATCGACGTGCTTCTGCGCCGGACGCACCTCGCCTTCGTCGGCGGCATGACCGAGCGCACGCTGGTCGAGGTCGCCGAGGCCGTCGCCGGCCCGCTCGGGTGGGACGCCGACCGTGTCCAGGAGGAGGTCGAGCGTACTCGCGAGATCCTCCTCACCGCTCACCGCGTCGATCTAGCCGAGGCCGGGGTCGCCGCAATCTGAGAGAACGTGCGGGCGCGTCACCTGTTGCGCGCCCGCACGGCGGTCATAGGTTCGGATCACCGAGCCGCAACGACGCCCGAGCCGAAGATGGACGGGCGACAACAGAAAGGTCGATGACGACATGCAAGAAGTCAATCTGGGGCTGTACTTCCTCTCGGAGGTGGTCGGCACCGCGATGCTCATCCTGCTGGGCTGTGGCGTGGTCGCCAACGTGGCCCTGGCGAAGACCAAGGGCAACGCCGGCGGCACCCTGATGGTGAACTGGGGATGGGGCCTCGCGGTCTTCGCCGGTGTCATCGTCTCCGCCTACTCCGGCGCTCAGCTGAACCCGGCCGTGTCGATCGGCCTCCTGGTCGCCGGCAAGATCGGATTCGTCCAGTTCCTCGTCGCCATCGCGGCGCAGATGGTCGGTGCGATCATCGGTGCCGTCCTCACCTGGGCGTCCTACAAGCAGCACTTCGACGAGGAACCCGACCCGGCCGCCAAGCTCGGTGTCTTCTCGACGGGCCCGGCGATCCGCTCGTACGGCTTCAACTTCCTCACCGAGGTCATCGCCACGTTCGTGCTGGTCTTCGTGATCTTCGGCTTCGCGGACTACGGTGTCGCCGACATCGGCGTCCCCGGCGGTATCGGCGGTCTGGCCGCCGTGCCCGTGGCTCTGCTCGTGGTCGGTATCGGTGCCTCCCTCGGTGGCCCGACCGGCTACGCCATCAACCCGGCCCGCGACCTCGGCCCCCGCATCGCCCACGCCATCCTCCCCATCAAGGGCAAGGGCTCGAGCGACTGGAGCTACGCCTGGGTCCCGGTGGCCGGTCCCCTCGTCGGCGGTCTGCTCGCGGGTCTTCTGGCCCCCGTGCTCCTGCACCTCGGCAAGTAACACCCTCGCGGGGGCGTCCCGCTCCACCCGGCGCGCGCCGCCCCCGCTTCCCGCTTCACCTCTACCCACTCTTCACAAGACAAAGGAGTCCATCCATGGCCGACTACGTCCTCGCCATCGACCAGGGCACGACCTCGACGCGCGCGATGATCTTCGACAAGTCCGGAGGCGTCGTCGCCGTCGGGCAGAAGGAGCACGAGCAGATCTTCCCCCGCGCGGGGTGGGTCGAGCACGACCCGCTCGAGATCTGGCGCAACACCCAGGAGGTGATCGGCCTCGCCCTGAGCCGCGCCGACATCACCCGTCACGACATCGCCGCCGTCGGCATCACCAACCAGCGCGAGACCGCCGTCGTCTGGGACAAGAACACCGGAAAGCCCGTCTACAACGCCATCGTGTGGCAGGACACGCGCACGCAGTCGATCGTCGACCGCCTCGCCGACGGCGACACCGAGCGCTACAAGAGCATCGTCGGTCTCCCGCTGGCGACGTACTTCTCCGGCACGAAGATCGTCTGGATCCTCGAGAACGTCGACGGCGCCCGCGAGAAGGCGGAAGCCGGCGACCTGATCTTCGGCACCACCGACACCTGGGTGCTGTGGAACCTCACCGGCGGCATCGACGGCGGCGTGCACGCGACCGACGTCACGAATGCCAGCCGCACGCTCTTCATGGACCTCGAGACCCTCGAGTGGCGCGACGACATCCTCGCCGACTTCGGCGTCCCGCGTTCGATGATGCCCGAGATCCGTTCGTCCTCCGAGGTCTACGGCACCGTCGAGTCGTCGTCGCTCCTGCGCGAGACCCCCGTGGCCGGCATCCTGGGCGACCAGCAGGCGGCGACCTTCGGTC
This portion of the Microbacterium testaceum StLB037 genome encodes:
- a CDS encoding lysophospholipid acyltransferase family protein — its product is MGATYVLGRSLIAPLARAVYRPRVEGRENVPRTGPVIFASNHLSFIDSIAIPVAAPRPVHFMAKSAYFEKWASRQFFTAIGAIPVERGAGQKALDALDQQRALLEDGRAVALYPEGTRSLDGRLYKGRTGVAFLALQTGAPVVPVGLIGTDKVMPVGAKIPTTKERITVRFGEPLDLSPHGPATSGRARRGATDEIMAAIHALSEQELANAYNEAPAQNPLERIKQVLPHERL
- the dhaK gene encoding dihydroxyacetone kinase subunit DhaK; the encoded protein is MKKFVNDPADVLAEALRGIQAAYPQLRVDAENRVILRAEPTRAGKVALVSGGGSGHEPLHGGFVGRGMLDAAAAGEVFTSPTPDQVLAATQAVDSGAGVLHIVKNYTGDVLNFEMAAELAAAEGVQVESVVVADDVAVQDSTWTAGRRGTGTTVVLEKIVGASAEEGADLATVAELARRVSAAGRSMGVALTSCTVPAAGRPTFELPDDEMEVGVGIHGEPGRSRVKLASAHEIAKLMVDPIVHDFGDPVGPAIVLLSGLGGTPLIEQYLLYGEIAPLLADAGVDVQRVLIGDYITSLDMAGASLTVVKADDEMLRLWDAPVVTPGLRWGA
- the dhaL gene encoding dihydroxyacetone kinase subunit DhaL translates to MSGTVSTGDLVAWIRAFRDAVHQHKDELTRLDSEIGDADHGSNMARGLDAVVAKLDSAPANAGDLFKTVGMTLVSSVGGASGPLYGTLFLRMGPALSSDEVDATALGAALRAGVEGVVARGKAELGDKTMIDALSPALDAWDAAVTEGADAAGAARAAADAAARGRDATEPLVARKGRASYLGERSAGHLDPGAASATLLLEALRDALADAA
- the dhaM gene encoding dihydroxyacetone kinase phosphoryl donor subunit DhaM — its product is MIGLVAVSHSRALADAAVELALQMGGENPPTVRVAAGGPDGDLGTDAVAIAAAIDEADSGDGVLVLMDLGSAILSAETALEFVAEPDRVRLSPAPFVEGLVAAVVTAAGGADLAAVAAECATAGDAKRRQLGEDDGAGVSASGTGEAAAEASFEAVVTNPSGLHARPAATFVKTASRYDADVRIADLDAGSEEISGRSLLALMALGIRQGSRVRVSASGPEAPAALTELRALIEDGFGER
- a CDS encoding sugar-binding transcriptional regulator — encoded protein: MVTQAEARGRDALRAAQLYYMQDLTMDAIAHEMRVSRSSVSRLLQHARDVGLVTISISPPDDARGQMAQRIADRFGIAAHVVPTPARTTEADRLERTALTAARILTERVESSMTVGIAWGSTLSAIARHVPAKDVHDTHIVQMNGAANVRTSGIPYAGEILSRFGTAWSSSVHQFPVPALFDDPQTKRAMWRERSVRSVLEIQDRVGLFVFGLGSPQADVPSHVYSSDYFDVRDRAVIEREGVVGDCATVFYRVDGSSDIPELNARSSGPDLDTVRRIPRRFCVVSSLSKLDALRGALAAGLVTELVVEEALARRLLSVTR
- a CDS encoding glycerol-3-phosphate dehydrogenase/oxidase; this translates as MSSPATSLRADVQALRDAEDIDVLIIGGGINGLATLRDLSLQGVSVALVERGDFVSGASSASSHMVHGGIRYLENGEFRLVKEAVTERNDLLKTAPHYVKPLETTIPIYKTFSGILSAPFRLLVTHGRGKPNERGALLIKVGLIMYDTFSRDGGSVPRHTFLGKKKSLQALPKLNPDLAYTATYFDASMHDPERIALDVLHDGIVAGAGRTQAVNYVSAVGADANGVRVRDEVSGEEFSVKAKVILNTAGPWTDLANAAMGLKTQFMGGTKGSHIVLDNPELLAATGGREIFFEHSDGRIVLIYPLKDRVLVGTTDIDADPAKPVVCTDDEIDYFFDLVGHVFPSIAVDRSQIVYTFSGIRPLPRHDDTAPGFVSRDYRIVEDEIAGVPAMSLVGGKWTTFRALAEHLSMKTLQKLRRPHRVSTQGLPIGGGAGFPATPEARRRWVAARTNAHSRELVEALLTRYGTRADLLLEALPAEPTPIEHAPGYYVEELEWIARNEQVVHLIDVLLRRTHLAFVGGMTERTLVEVAEAVAGPLGWDADRVQEEVERTREILLTAHRVDLAEAGVAAI